Proteins found in one Bacteroidales bacterium genomic segment:
- a CDS encoding bifunctional folylpolyglutamate synthase/dihydrofolate synthase → MLHSGSDMNIFKRYSEIENYIMEQLPMYQRVGKVAYKADLTNTIKLMELTKFPFKNFSTIHVGGTNGKGSVSHLLASILQEAGYKTGLFTSPHLKDFRERIKVNGQLIEKNYIKKFFNTYYENFLEIKPSFFEISVALAFSYFRDKKVDVAVIEVGLGGRLDSTNVIHPIMSIITHIAYDHMDLLGDTLEKIAIEKAGIIKPKTPILIGRKQDEISHVFETKAKETEAPLYYASNYIKKFDRRPENALVEKTNIFVETHKNIYLTTSPLTGWYQKENIQTAIVAAEMIPQFSTLRIEKKHIESGINKVIQNTHFMGRWFIRKNKVPIIFDVAHNEEGIKEITCMLKSLQRRSLHIVLGMVNDKDHFNMLKHFPSDAIYYFCSPSVPRALEVDRLIQIASQFDLKGKAYSSVCRALSAAIRKAQKNDVIFVGGSTFTVAEAI, encoded by the coding sequence ATGTTGCACTCAGGTTCTGATATGAACATCTTTAAACGTTATTCAGAAATAGAAAATTACATCATGGAGCAATTACCCATGTATCAACGGGTGGGTAAAGTTGCATACAAAGCTGATTTAACAAATACGATCAAGTTGATGGAACTGACAAAATTCCCTTTTAAAAACTTTTCCACTATTCACGTCGGGGGCACCAATGGCAAAGGAAGTGTCTCTCACTTGTTGGCATCCATTCTTCAAGAAGCCGGTTATAAAACAGGGCTTTTTACATCTCCTCACTTAAAAGACTTTAGGGAAAGAATTAAAGTAAACGGCCAACTCATAGAAAAAAATTACATTAAAAAATTTTTTAATACATATTACGAGAATTTTCTTGAAATTAAACCCTCTTTTTTTGAAATCTCAGTGGCTTTAGCTTTTTCTTATTTTAGAGACAAAAAAGTTGACGTAGCAGTCATCGAGGTTGGATTAGGCGGCAGATTGGATAGTACTAATGTCATTCATCCTATCATGAGTATCATTACCCATATCGCTTATGATCATATGGATCTATTGGGCGACACCCTCGAAAAAATAGCCATAGAAAAAGCCGGAATTATTAAACCGAAAACTCCCATCCTCATTGGTAGAAAACAGGATGAAATTTCTCATGTCTTTGAAACAAAAGCTAAGGAAACTGAAGCTCCTTTATATTATGCCTCAAACTACATCAAAAAATTCGATAGAAGACCTGAAAACGCTTTGGTTGAAAAAACCAACATTTTTGTAGAAACTCATAAAAACATTTATCTCACGACATCTCCTCTTACCGGCTGGTACCAAAAGGAGAATATTCAGACAGCTATTGTGGCTGCCGAAATGATACCTCAATTTTCAACTTTGAGAATTGAAAAAAAACATATTGAATCAGGTATAAACAAAGTTATTCAAAACACCCATTTTATGGGTAGATGGTTTATTAGGAAGAATAAAGTACCTATTATATTTGACGTTGCACATAATGAGGAAGGCATTAAAGAAATAACTTGCATGTTGAAATCATTACAGCGCCGTTCACTGCATATTGTCTTAGGAATGGTTAATGATAAGGATCATTTCAATATGCTCAAACACTTTCCTTCTGATGCCATATATTACTTTTGTTCTCCTTCGGTTCCTAGAGCTTTAGAAGTCGATCGTTTAATTCAGATAGCATCTCAATTTGATTTAAAAGGAAAAGCCTATTCTTCAGTATGCAGGGCGCTTTCTGCCGCCATTCGTAAAGCTCAAAAAAATGATGTGATCTTCGTGGGAGGTAGTACTTTTACAGTTGCAGAAGCTATCTAA